Below is a genomic region from Microbacterium galbinum.
GCCCCGTGATGCGCAACTACAGCGTGCGCGCGTACCGACCGGCCGAGGGCGATCGCGGCGCCGAGATCGACGTCGACTTCGTGCTGCACGGATCGGCCGCCGAGGGCACCGCCGGACCCGCATCGCGGTGGGCCGAGACCTGCACCCCGGGCGAGCACGTGCTCATCATCGACGAGGGCCTCACCTTCAACCCCGAGCGCGGTGTCGACCGGGTGCTGCTCGTGGGCGACGAGACGGCCCTGCCGGCGATCGCCTCGATCGCGGCATCCGTTCCCGCGGGGGCCATCGGCACCGCGATCATCGAGGTGCCGTCGCTCGACGACGCCCTCGACTTCCCCCACCCCGAGGGGCTCTCGGTCGAGTGGGTGCTGCGCCCGCACGACGAGCAGCCGGGAGCCCTCGCGCTGCAGCGGGTCGCCGAGATCGACCTGCCGGCCGAGACGTTCCACACCTACGCGGCCGG
It encodes:
- a CDS encoding siderophore-interacting protein, with product MAFSKLVKPETQELVHLTVLRSERLAPHWMRVTLGGGEIEKFRPMGFDQWFRLFLPIGGDAGLDRVPAKANKMFGYLKFLRIPDGERPVMRNYSVRAYRPAEGDRGAEIDVDFVLHGSAAEGTAGPASRWAETCTPGEHVLIIDEGLTFNPERGVDRVLLVGDETALPAIASIAASVPAGAIGTAIIEVPSLDDALDFPHPEGLSVEWVLRPHDEQPGALALQRVAEIDLPAETFHTYAAGEQSLASGVRKLLVGERGVDKNTVSFCGYWKIGAASPTSKAAREAAAEPLG